The following are encoded together in the Fibrobacter sp. UWB13 genome:
- a CDS encoding isoprenylcysteine carboxylmethyltransferase family protein — MPNAENKISAFLYRYRGYILGVIAVALVCAPPGDLTPSTLIAIPIYVVSAFLRVLSRRFIGEHTRGHVHAADALVTCGPYARVRHPLYISNTGFALGVAFFHLGVSLWVVAFMLVVVAFEVALSRIEDRFLEQKFGDVWRCWARETPAFVPRLSALGASSCDSKHVPAQRTFWLAFFADSSTWLWLFFCNLLLILRKVAVFYV; from the coding sequence ATGCCTAATGCAGAAAATAAAATTTCTGCGTTCTTGTATCGCTATCGCGGATACATCTTGGGCGTCATTGCTGTTGCTCTTGTTTGTGCGCCTCCGGGCGATTTAACCCCTAGTACCCTAATTGCGATTCCGATTTACGTTGTAAGTGCTTTTTTACGAGTGCTGTCAAGGCGTTTTATTGGCGAACATACTCGTGGGCATGTCCATGCCGCGGATGCGCTTGTGACTTGCGGTCCTTACGCTCGTGTTCGTCATCCGCTTTACATTTCCAATACGGGCTTTGCGCTCGGGGTCGCGTTTTTCCATCTAGGCGTTTCGCTTTGGGTGGTCGCGTTTATGCTTGTCGTGGTTGCTTTTGAAGTGGCGCTTTCGCGAATTGAAGACCGCTTCTTGGAACAGAAATTTGGCGATGTGTGGCGCTGTTGGGCTCGCGAAACTCCAGCTTTTGTCCCGCGTTTAAGCGCATTGGGCGCTTCTTCTTGTGATTCTAAACACGTTCCCGCGCAAAGAACCTTTTGGCTGGCGTTTTTTGCAGATTCTTCGACATGGCTGTGGCTTTTCTTTTGTAATTTATTATTGATATTGAGGAAAGTGGCGGTTTTCTATGTTTAA
- a CDS encoding ABC transporter ATP-binding protein → MILKKRLKKILWRGVFRFLPVALLASAADAALLWGIRSFMDILQGKPIFSLSGWLVLMVVLTALRFAFFAWKMNISEKWLFGAGCLVMGWFLHTLRSLSPRVFHTPEGESKVEAAYESVVVLQSNGGVFFQAVQAVLQLLVFLPVLFYISWPLTLFLFVVVVPLVGWMQRRLHKMGPAEELILTERSDFRGSLYLARKLFRRWSSRYERKEISNDLIARVRDLRDDGLDVSLRKGVLSLITETVSVLAMVFVLAFCALLISEGWMDGTGLVLYCSAVLLCYKPVKECARVMPQARSAMSALSVLEKFETLPSKKSDSSSAEKAYSPNSDNLQITHGDFAYEGAFETLFSNFSLCWNTKKPVLVRGRNGVGKSTLLRLIAGLEEWDYGKILSSIPLKNNVFFVAQDLELPPIHLLQKLLAQTNSAAVIEFAHAARVDKIMAKEGMSGGERARVALAWALASDSSMILLDEPFASVALADRELLLTAFLDTAELLHKWVVLVSHDVLSRELEQRFNVVEMGDA, encoded by the coding sequence GTGATTCTGAAAAAAAGGCTAAAAAAGATACTTTGGCGAGGCGTTTTCCGCTTTTTGCCGGTGGCTTTGCTTGCGAGTGCTGCCGATGCGGCTTTGCTTTGGGGCATTCGCTCATTTATGGATATTCTCCAAGGCAAACCGATTTTCTCACTCTCCGGGTGGCTTGTGCTGATGGTCGTCCTTACGGCGCTCCGTTTTGCGTTTTTTGCCTGGAAAATGAACATTTCCGAAAAATGGCTTTTTGGCGCGGGTTGCCTGGTAATGGGTTGGTTCCTACATACGCTCCGTTCGCTCTCGCCGCGAGTGTTCCATACGCCGGAGGGCGAATCCAAAGTTGAGGCTGCTTACGAATCGGTGGTTGTTTTGCAATCGAATGGAGGCGTGTTTTTCCAGGCGGTTCAGGCGGTACTCCAGCTTTTGGTCTTTTTGCCGGTGCTGTTCTACATTTCTTGGCCGTTGACGTTATTCCTTTTTGTTGTGGTTGTTCCGCTGGTGGGCTGGATGCAGCGCCGTTTACACAAAATGGGTCCTGCCGAAGAGCTCATCCTGACGGAACGCTCGGATTTTCGCGGTTCGCTTTATCTTGCTCGTAAACTTTTCCGTCGCTGGAGTTCTCGTTATGAACGTAAGGAAATTTCGAATGACTTGATCGCTCGAGTTCGCGATCTCAGGGACGATGGTCTTGATGTTTCGCTCCGCAAGGGCGTGCTTTCTCTGATTACGGAAACTGTGTCGGTCTTGGCGATGGTCTTTGTGCTTGCGTTTTGTGCGCTACTGATTTCGGAGGGCTGGATGGACGGAACGGGACTTGTGCTTTACTGCTCGGCGGTTCTACTTTGTTACAAGCCTGTGAAGGAATGTGCTCGCGTGATGCCGCAGGCAAGGTCTGCGATGAGTGCACTTAGCGTTTTGGAAAAGTTCGAAACGTTGCCTTCGAAAAAATCGGATTCCAGTTCTGCAGAAAAGGCGTATTCTCCAAATTCAGACAACTTGCAAATTACGCATGGCGACTTTGCGTATGAAGGGGCTTTTGAAACGCTCTTTAGCAATTTTTCGCTTTGTTGGAATACGAAAAAGCCGGTGCTTGTCCGTGGACGAAATGGTGTTGGCAAGTCGACGCTGTTGCGCTTGATTGCTGGTCTTGAGGAATGGGACTATGGAAAAATTTTAAGTTCGATCCCCTTAAAAAACAACGTGTTTTTTGTCGCTCAAGATTTAGAACTCCCTCCAATTCACTTGTTGCAAAAATTGCTTGCACAAACGAATTCTGCGGCAGTCATCGAATTTGCGCATGCCGCGCGAGTGGATAAAATAATGGCTAAGGAGGGAATGTCGGGCGGAGAACGTGCTCGCGTTGCCTTAGCTTGGGCGCTTGCCTCTGACAGTTCCATGATTTTGCTCGATGAACCGTTTGCATCTGTGGCGCTTGCGGACCGCGAATTGCTTTTGACAGCGTTCCTCGATACGGCTGAACTCTTGCACAAGTGGGTGGTGCTCGTGAGCCACGATGTCCTTTCTCGTGAACTTGAACAACGTTTTAATGTTGTGGAGATGGGCGATGCCTAA